The following are encoded together in the Coleofasciculus sp. FACHB-T130 genome:
- a CDS encoding inositol monophosphatase family protein: protein MTHHTPDQLQIFLDIATEAALAAGAVLQSYWGKLEAVEEKGRPGDLVTEADKAAEATILSVINRHFPHHQILAEESGQLGDTKSEYLWAIDPLDGTTNYAHQYPFFSASIGLLIDGVPQVGVVYDPFHQELYRAAKGLGATCNRRSIRVSKTAELSKSLLVTGFAYDRRETADNNYAEFCHLTHLTQGVRRSGSASIDLVHVACGRLDGYWERGLQPWDLAAGVVIVEEAGGKVSSYDGSPLAIHSGRILATNGYLHPQLSQELLQITPLSRWQ from the coding sequence ATGACACACCATACCCCTGACCAACTGCAAATTTTTCTAGATATTGCCACCGAGGCGGCGCTAGCTGCTGGTGCCGTCTTGCAAAGCTACTGGGGCAAATTAGAAGCCGTTGAAGAAAAAGGACGTCCAGGCGACCTCGTAACCGAAGCAGATAAAGCCGCCGAAGCCACCATTCTTTCAGTCATCAATCGCCATTTTCCCCACCATCAAATCCTGGCAGAAGAATCCGGGCAACTGGGAGATACAAAAAGCGAATACCTCTGGGCAATCGATCCCCTAGATGGCACCACAAATTATGCTCATCAGTATCCCTTTTTCTCCGCCTCAATCGGGTTACTGATTGACGGAGTTCCCCAAGTCGGTGTCGTTTACGATCCATTTCATCAGGAGTTGTATCGCGCTGCCAAAGGCTTAGGAGCCACTTGCAACCGGAGGAGCATCCGAGTTTCCAAAACAGCCGAGTTGAGCAAAAGCTTGCTTGTCACCGGCTTTGCTTACGATCGACGCGAAACAGCAGACAATAACTACGCTGAATTTTGTCACCTTACGCATCTCACTCAGGGTGTCAGGCGCAGCGGTTCCGCATCCATCGATCTCGTTCATGTTGCCTGCGGACGCCTGGATGGCTACTGGGAAAGGGGTTTACAGCCTTGGGATCTGGCAGCCGGAGTGGTAATCGTGGAGGAAGCCGGGGGCAAAGTCAGCTCCTACGATGGGAGTCCTTTAGCGATTCATTCCGGTCGGATTTTGGCAACAAATGGTTATCTACACCCACAGCTCAGTCAAGAACTGTTGCAAATTACACCTCTAAGTAGATGGCAATAA
- a CDS encoding J domain-containing protein — translation MSFRIDRGLFKFDFTDHHAILGVPVDAGVNDIRKRYLKIARRLHPDSCKAENEAEKQRASQMLSKLVNPAYEQLSQDRTRAEYVVMVGRMGKRLAGEGANAQPQGETAKQLAQAGGDLEHSYKTALQKLAQTQYESLSQVLEVTAQISELNMVYLRRKGGSGVATPMMSDKRPVTGAAGGNASPPPAPPPPPPTPTPSSVAEPYFRRADELITKNQFAKAEIELREALKMEPNNSRCHSLLGMVYLKQTPPKVTMAKVHITQALKLNPQDPIGIEGKQALDKLAQKVAGGKTTTPPKPGQGKPGQGKPEDKSGGGLFGMFGKKK, via the coding sequence ATGTCATTTCGGATCGACCGTGGACTGTTCAAGTTTGATTTCACAGACCACCACGCAATTTTAGGGGTGCCAGTAGATGCAGGCGTCAATGACATCCGCAAACGGTATCTCAAAATTGCCCGGAGATTGCATCCGGATAGTTGCAAGGCTGAAAACGAAGCAGAAAAACAGCGTGCCAGCCAGATGTTGTCAAAATTGGTAAATCCTGCCTACGAGCAACTGTCTCAGGATCGCACGCGGGCAGAATACGTCGTTATGGTCGGGCGAATGGGTAAGCGCTTGGCTGGGGAAGGGGCGAACGCTCAACCCCAAGGTGAAACCGCGAAACAGTTAGCTCAGGCGGGGGGCGATTTAGAGCATTCCTATAAAACGGCACTGCAAAAGCTAGCACAAACGCAATATGAATCTTTGAGCCAAGTCCTAGAAGTGACGGCTCAAATCAGCGAACTGAATATGGTTTATCTGAGGCGGAAGGGGGGTTCTGGGGTAGCAACGCCGATGATGTCAGATAAACGTCCTGTCACGGGGGCTGCTGGCGGAAATGCATCGCCGCCCCCAGCGCCGCCCCCACCGCCACCAACACCAACACCATCATCAGTGGCGGAACCCTATTTCCGTCGTGCTGATGAGTTGATAACGAAGAACCAGTTTGCGAAGGCGGAGATAGAGTTGCGGGAAGCCCTGAAAATGGAGCCGAACAATAGCCGTTGCCATAGCTTATTAGGGATGGTTTATTTGAAGCAAACTCCGCCTAAGGTGACAATGGCGAAGGTACATATCACCCAAGCTTTGAAATTAAACCCTCAAGATCCGATTGGGATAGAGGGCAAACAGGCACTAGACAAGCTGGCACAAAAAGTGGCGGGTGGCAAGACAACGACGCCGCCTAAGCCAGGGCAGGGCAAGCCAGGGCAGGGCAAGCCGGA